One Cryptomeria japonica chromosome 9, Sugi_1.0, whole genome shotgun sequence genomic window carries:
- the LOC131042865 gene encoding importin subunit alpha-1-like: MSLRPNSRAELRKKSYKAGVDADEARRKREDNLIEIRKSKKEDNLLKKRREGMQLTQALPQSDLVKKLESLPVFVAGVMSNDPHLQLEATTQFRKILSIERCPPIEEVVNAGVVPRLVEFLTRVEFPQLQFEAAWSLTNIASGTSEHTRVVIDHGAVPHFVQLLNSPSDDVREQAVWALGNIAGDNFKFRDLVLGHGALMPLLAQLNEKTNLSMLRNATWTLSNFCRGLPQAPFEQTKPALPALERLIHSDDEEVLTDACWALSYLSDGTNDTIQAVIEAGVCRRLVELLLHTNPMVLIPALRTVGNIVTGDDVQTQFMIENHVLACLLHLLTNHQKKSIRKEACWTVSNITAGNKEQIQAVIDANIIPPLVNLLQTAEFDIMKEAAWAISNATSGGSHEQIKYLVSQGCIKPLCDLLDCKDPKIVSVCLEGLENILKVGEAEKDLGNTSINSFAQLIDDAEGLEKIENLQNHDNEDIYEKAVKILETYWQEDDEDEQNIAPPGTDGQPAFSFGTNRAQVPPGGFAFG, encoded by the coding sequence ATGTCTTTGAGACCCAATTCTCGGGCAGAGCTGAGGAAGAAATCTTACAAGGCGGGTGTCGACGCAGATGAAGCTCGGCGAAAGAGAGAAGACAATCTCATTGAGATCAGGAAAagtaagaaggaagataatctccTTAAGAAGAGAAGAGAAGGAATGCAATTGACTCAGGCTTTGCCGCAGTCTGATCTCGTGAAAAAGTTGGAGAGTCTCCCTGTATTTGTGGCAGGAGTAATGTCAAATGATCCTCATTTGCAATTGGAAGCAACCACTCAATTTAGGAAGATTCTTTCAATTGAACGGTGTCCCCCTATTGAGGAAGTTGTTAATGCTGGAGTTGTCCCTCGGTTGGTAGAGTTCCTCACAAGAGTTGAATTCCCTCAACTTCAGTTTGAGGCAGCGTGGTCTTTGACAAACATTGCATCAGGAACCTCAGAACACACACGAGTTGTAATTGATCATGGTGCAGTGCCACACTTTGTGCAGCTTCTTAACTCCCCAAGTGATGATGTTCGAGAGCAGGCTGTTTGGGCATTGGGAAATATAGCTGGTGATAATTTCAAGTTTAGAGATCTAGTTCTCGGTCATGGTGCTCTTATGCCACTCCTGGCCCAACTGAATGAGAAAACCAATCTATCGATGCTGAGAAATGCCACTTGGACACTATCCAATTTTTGTCGTGGCCTGCCACAGGCACCTTTTGAACAGACCAAGCCAGCACTTCCAGCTCTTGAACGCCTTATTCATTCCGATGATGAGGAAGTCTTGACGGATGCATGTTGGGCTCTTTCATACCTCTCAGATGGAACAAATGACACAATACAAGCTGTGATAGAGGCTGGTGTTTGTCGTAGACTTGTCGAGCTTCTGCTGCACACCAATCCTATGGTTCTCATTCCGGCTCTTCGCACAGTGGGCAACATTGTTACTGGAGATGATGTACAGACACAGTTCATGATTGAAAATCATGTGCTTGCATGCCTTTTACATCTCCTGACAAACCATCAAAAGAAAAGTATCAGGAAGGAAGCATGTTGGACAGTTTCAAACATCACAGCAGGCAATAAAGAACAAATACAAGCTGTCATTGATGCAAACATTATTCCTCCTCTTGTGAATTTGCTCCAAACTGCTGAATTTGACATCATGAAAGAGGCGGCATGGGCAATCTCCAATGCCACTTCGGGCGGTTCACACGAACAAATCAAGTATTTGGTGAGTCAGGGATGTATTAAGCCATTATGTGACCTGTTAGACTGCAAAGACCCAAAAATTGTATCAGTTTGTCTTGAGGGGCTTGAGAACATCCTGAAAGTAGGAGAGGCAGAAAAGGATCTAGGAAACACTAGTATAAATAGTTTTGCTCAGCTCATTGATGATGCTGAAGGACTCGAAAAGATTGAAAACTTGCAGAATCATGATAATGAGGACATCTATGAGAAAGCTGTGAAGATCCTTGAAACCTATTGGcaagaagatgatgaggatgagcaaaaCATAGCTCCTCCTGGTACTGATGGCCAGCCGGCCTTTAGTTTTGGTACAAATAGAGCACAAGTTCCTCCAGGTGGTTTTGCTTTTGGTTGA